The following proteins are co-located in the Candidatus Phytoplasma asteris genome:
- the fba gene encoding class II fructose-1,6-bisphosphate aldolase, with product MLTSDKNVLLKAHQQEYAIAQVNINNLEWTKAVLQTAEELKSPVILGVSEGAAKYMGGLKTVVAMVRELDAFYKVSVPVILHLDHGSYEGAKQAMEAGFTSVMFDGSHYDFAQNLSKTKEITEICHQKGLLIEAEVGGIGGEEDGIIGQGEIADPQECKQIADLGVDMLAAGIGNVHGKYPDNWTGLDFSVFAKIRELTNKQTPLVLHGGTGIPEDMIKKAISLGVVKINVNTEFQLVFAQATRQYIEEKKDLTDKGFDPRKLLNPGFLAIKELMRHKLALFGSINKA from the coding sequence ATGTTAACTTCCGATAAAAATGTTCTTTTAAAAGCGCATCAACAAGAATACGCTATAGCTCAAGTAAATATTAATAATTTAGAATGGACCAAAGCTGTTTTACAAACTGCCGAAGAACTAAAATCACCTGTTATTTTAGGAGTATCCGAAGGAGCTGCGAAATATATGGGAGGGCTTAAAACAGTCGTTGCAATGGTAAGAGAACTAGACGCCTTTTATAAGGTTTCTGTCCCTGTTATTTTGCATTTAGATCACGGTTCTTATGAAGGTGCTAAACAAGCAATGGAGGCAGGATTCACTTCTGTTATGTTTGATGGCAGTCATTATGATTTTGCCCAAAATTTAAGTAAAACCAAAGAAATCACCGAGATATGTCACCAAAAAGGACTTTTAATAGAAGCAGAAGTTGGGGGCATCGGCGGCGAAGAAGACGGCATTATTGGTCAAGGAGAAATTGCAGATCCTCAAGAATGCAAACAAATTGCTGATTTAGGTGTTGATATGCTTGCTGCTGGAATTGGTAATGTGCACGGTAAATATCCTGATAATTGGACAGGACTTGATTTTAGTGTTTTTGCCAAAATTAGAGAACTTACCAACAAACAAACGCCCCTAGTACTGCACGGAGGCACTGGTATTCCTGAAGACATGATTAAAAAAGCTATTTCTTTGGGAGTAGTAAAAATCAACGTCAACACTGAATTTCAATTAGTTTTTGCCCAAGCTACTAGACAATACATTGAAGAAAAAAAAGATTTAACAGACAAAGGCTTTGATCCGCGTAAGTTATTAAATCCCGGCTTTTTAGCTATTAAAGAATTAATGAGACATAAATTAGCTCTTTTTGGTTCAATCAACAAAGCTTAA
- the gap gene encoding type I glyceraldehyde-3-phosphate dehydrogenase — MKVKVAINGFGRIGKLAFRLVFGNPKFEVVAINDLATLETISYLLKYDSIQKPYKLDAVSFEDNYLVVEGQKIPVFQEKNPQDLPWKKLGVDIVLECTGFFTSKEKAALHLEAGAKKVLISAPATGDVKTVVYNVNDQILTKEDAIVSGASCTTNCLAPVVKVLNDNFGINQAFMTTVHSYTSDQSLIDQNHPKGIWTRRGRAAAFNMVPSSTGAAKAISLVIPELKGKLDGTAIRVPTITGSLVDLTAELTQEATPEAINEAFKKAANGTLAYVTDPIVSSDVIGTSYGSLYDSHTLQVLKEKPKFIKLMSWYDNEMSYVSQLVRLLHKVATLV, encoded by the coding sequence ATGAAAGTTAAAGTAGCAATTAATGGTTTTGGGCGTATCGGTAAATTAGCCTTTCGTCTTGTTTTTGGAAATCCTAAATTTGAAGTAGTAGCTATCAATGATTTAGCAACTTTAGAAACTATTTCTTATTTATTAAAATACGACAGCATTCAAAAACCTTACAAATTAGACGCTGTTAGTTTTGAAGACAACTATTTAGTAGTTGAAGGACAAAAAATTCCTGTGTTTCAAGAAAAAAATCCTCAAGATTTACCTTGGAAAAAACTAGGAGTAGATATTGTTTTAGAATGTACAGGTTTTTTTACTAGCAAAGAAAAAGCAGCTCTTCATTTAGAAGCTGGAGCTAAAAAAGTGTTAATTAGTGCTCCTGCTACTGGGGATGTAAAAACAGTTGTTTACAATGTTAATGACCAAATACTTACTAAAGAAGATGCCATTGTAAGCGGGGCTTCTTGCACTACTAACTGTTTGGCGCCCGTTGTTAAAGTCTTAAATGACAACTTCGGCATCAACCAAGCTTTTATGACTACCGTTCATAGTTACACCAGTGACCAAAGTTTAATTGATCAAAACCATCCCAAAGGCATTTGGACACGTCGCGGTAGAGCTGCAGCCTTTAATATGGTGCCAAGTTCTACTGGAGCTGCCAAAGCTATTAGTTTAGTTATTCCTGAATTAAAAGGAAAACTGGATGGTACAGCAATTAGAGTTCCTACAATTACAGGCTCTTTAGTTGACCTTACCGCAGAACTGACTCAAGAAGCTACTCCAGAAGCCATCAATGAAGCTTTCAAAAAAGCTGCTAATGGAACCCTAGCCTACGTTACAGATCCTATTGTTTCCTCAGATGTTATTGGAACAAGTTATGGTTCTTTATATGATTCTCACACTTTGCAAGTCCTCAAAGAAAAACCTAAATTTATTAAATTAATGTCTTGGTATGACAATGAAATGAGTTATGTTAGTCAATTAGTAAGATTGCTTCACAAAGTAGCAACTTTAGTTTAA
- a CDS encoding HAD-IIB family hydrolase, giving the protein MKQKKESLFIFDIDGTLLSSKYKKIFPQTIKAIQTLAQNPDNVLAVATGRNIKRIDVLGNLLPYFKHFVFFNGGLTKYFDKVIDDRPFKKEVVKELIAKAHQAKIHIGLTGMTQEIVPSPQDLIPPSLGELYCTNKKSVVDPEFHLHNNVYQVWLFEPNKEKLQNFLKDLKDLQAYYWRTNGGVDLVPQSVNKTCGIKKLKELYPHHQLVCVGDGYNDVEMLKLADVGIGLENTNCQEIKDNCNLLAPHIDDDKFYDFLKLHHLV; this is encoded by the coding sequence ATGAAACAAAAAAAAGAATCTTTATTTATTTTTGATATTGATGGCACCCTTTTAAGTTCTAAATATAAAAAAATCTTTCCCCAAACAATCAAAGCCATCCAAACTTTAGCCCAAAACCCTGATAATGTTTTAGCAGTTGCCACAGGAAGAAACATTAAAAGAATAGATGTTTTAGGCAATTTGCTACCTTATTTCAAACATTTTGTCTTTTTTAACGGCGGTCTTACTAAATATTTTGATAAAGTAATTGATGATAGACCTTTTAAAAAAGAAGTAGTCAAAGAACTAATCGCAAAAGCCCATCAAGCCAAAATTCACATAGGTCTTACAGGAATGACACAAGAAATTGTACCAAGCCCACAAGACTTAATTCCGCCTTCATTAGGAGAACTTTACTGCACTAATAAAAAATCTGTAGTGGACCCTGAATTTCATCTGCACAACAATGTTTATCAAGTGTGGTTATTCGAACCCAACAAAGAAAAATTGCAAAATTTTCTTAAAGATTTGAAAGATTTGCAAGCGTATTATTGGAGAACTAATGGTGGTGTTGATTTGGTGCCTCAAAGTGTGAATAAAACTTGTGGTATTAAAAAATTAAAAGAACTTTACCCCCATCATCAATTAGTTTGTGTAGGGGACGGCTATAATGATGTTGAAATGCTTAAATTAGCTGATGTAGGCATCGGATTGGAAAACACCAATTGCCAAGAAATAAAAGATAATTGCAATCTTTTAGCTCCTCATATCGACGATGATAAATTCTATGATTTTTTAAAACTACACCATTTAGTTTAA
- the tpiA gene encoding triose-phosphate isomerase: MNYKPRPKVIAGNWKMYKCKDEALEFIQKVSLQVPDQTQVQTLIFPQLTLLDSLAQLQGTNLQVGAQNMFYESEGAFTGEVSPQNLLSLGVKHVLLGHSERRTFFGETDQTVNLKLLSALKHKLVPTVCVGESLLTKENNQTQVFLDQQLTNIFAGVPEEALQNIIIAYEPVWAIGTGKSATPQDANKVIEQIRDKVTALYSSQASCAMRIIYGGSVSVANIKTILEQPAIDGILAGKASLQTEDFLFFAQIASKQALASTKDIFQKNDCPFCC; encoded by the coding sequence ATGAATTACAAACCAAGACCAAAAGTGATTGCAGGTAATTGGAAAATGTACAAATGCAAAGACGAAGCCCTGGAATTCATCCAAAAAGTAAGCTTGCAAGTTCCTGACCAAACCCAAGTCCAAACTTTAATTTTCCCCCAACTTACCTTATTAGATTCCTTAGCACAACTCCAAGGCACTAATTTACAAGTAGGGGCCCAAAATATGTTTTATGAATCCGAAGGCGCTTTTACTGGCGAAGTTTCACCACAAAATTTGCTTTCATTAGGTGTCAAGCACGTTTTATTAGGACACAGCGAAAGAAGAACTTTTTTTGGAGAAACCGATCAAACAGTTAATCTAAAACTTTTATCAGCTCTCAAACACAAATTAGTTCCTACTGTTTGTGTGGGCGAATCGCTTCTTACCAAGGAAAATAACCAAACCCAAGTTTTTTTAGACCAACAATTAACCAACATTTTTGCAGGTGTTCCAGAAGAAGCATTACAAAACATCATCATCGCTTATGAACCGGTTTGGGCAATTGGTACAGGCAAAAGTGCAACTCCCCAAGATGCTAACAAAGTCATTGAACAAATCAGAGACAAAGTCACTGCACTTTATTCTTCCCAAGCATCTTGTGCCATGAGAATTATTTACGGCGGTTCAGTGTCTGTTGCCAACATTAAAACCATTTTAGAACAACCCGCTATTGATGGCATTTTAGCAGGAAAAGCTTCCCTCCAAACTGAGGATTTTTTATTTTTTGCTCAAATAGCAAGCAAACAAGCCTTAGCTTCCACTAAAGATATTTTTCAAAAAAATGATTGTCCTTTTTGCTGTTAA
- a CDS encoding phosphoglycerate kinase, with product MTKSLTNMNITNKKVLLRADLNVPLENSVITDDNRIKAILPTLKYLVQQKAKVIIFSHLGRVKTEADKAHFSLQVVAEKIAFYLQQKVKFVPETQGNTLNQAVGQMLPGDVLVVQNTRFEDVPFKKESKNDPELGKYWASLGDFFVNDAFGTCHRTHASNVGIATYIKEKCFGFLVEKEISFLKKIVQTPQRPLVAVLGGSKVSDKIGVIRSLLQKVDVLLIGGGMIYTCLKAKCFNIGTSLLEADKIPLVKELLASPEGKKIVLPKDFVCGKEFSPTTQAAVYSYDNISDDVMGLDIGPQTIELFKTYLQTAQTVVWNGPVGVFEFEQFSKGTKALAETISNLSPNTTTIIGGGDSAAAVFKFGLDQNFSHISTGGGAFLEFLEGKPMPGLACMEKL from the coding sequence ATGACAAAATCCTTAACTAATATGAATATTACAAATAAAAAAGTTTTATTGCGAGCAGACCTAAATGTTCCTTTAGAAAACAGCGTTATCACAGATGACAACAGAATTAAGGCTATTTTACCTACTTTAAAATATTTAGTTCAGCAAAAAGCTAAAGTTATTATTTTTTCTCATTTGGGACGCGTTAAAACTGAAGCTGATAAAGCCCATTTTAGCTTGCAAGTGGTAGCTGAAAAAATTGCTTTTTATTTACAACAAAAAGTAAAGTTTGTTCCAGAAACTCAAGGCAACACCTTAAATCAAGCTGTTGGCCAGATGCTTCCAGGGGATGTTTTAGTGGTCCAAAATACTCGTTTTGAAGATGTTCCTTTCAAAAAAGAAAGTAAAAACGACCCCGAATTAGGCAAATATTGGGCATCTTTAGGTGATTTTTTTGTCAATGATGCTTTTGGTACATGCCATCGCACCCACGCTTCTAATGTAGGTATTGCAACATATATCAAAGAAAAATGCTTTGGTTTTTTGGTCGAAAAAGAAATATCTTTTCTCAAAAAAATTGTCCAAACTCCTCAAAGACCTTTGGTTGCTGTTTTGGGTGGCTCCAAAGTATCTGACAAAATTGGAGTTATTCGTAGTCTTTTGCAAAAAGTTGATGTTCTTTTGATAGGTGGAGGAATGATCTATACTTGTCTTAAAGCCAAATGTTTTAACATAGGAACTAGCTTGTTAGAAGCAGACAAAATCCCTTTAGTAAAAGAATTATTAGCTTCTCCAGAAGGCAAAAAAATCGTTTTACCTAAAGATTTTGTTTGTGGCAAAGAATTTTCGCCAACAACACAAGCAGCTGTTTATAGTTATGATAATATTTCTGATGATGTAATGGGACTTGATATCGGACCTCAAACAATTGAACTTTTCAAAACGTATTTACAAACGGCTCAAACAGTTGTTTGGAATGGTCCTGTAGGAGTGTTTGAATTTGAACAATTTTCTAAAGGAACCAAAGCTTTAGCCGAAACAATAAGCAATCTTTCGCCCAATACAACTACCATTATTGGTGGTGGCGATAGCGCTGCTGCAGTCTTTAAATTCGGTCTAGATCAAAATTTCAGCCATATTTCTACGGGTGGAGGCGCTTTTTTAGAATTTTTAGAAGGAAAACCAATGCCAGGGCTTGCATGTATGGAGAAACTGTAA